GCTTTGTGACCATGGATTTTGGCGTGGTTCTGGACGGCTACATGAGCGATATGACACGGACCGTGCATTTTGGCAAGGCGCTCGAAGGCGAGAGGGACGTGTATGATGCGGTTCTGGAAGCGCAGGAGGCTGCGGTGGCAGCTGTGGCTCCGGGCGTGACCACCGGCGATGTCGATGAAGCGGCGCGAAGCGTGCTGCGGAGGGCCGGATTGGACAAGTACTTCACCCACTCGACCGGTCACGGCGTGGGGTTAGAGATTCATGAGGGTCCGAAGCTTGCGGCGAAGCAGACGCAGGCGCTCGAGCCGGGCATGGTGATCACGATCGAACCGGGTGTGTATATGCCGGGGAGGTTCGGGGTCCGCATCGAGGATATGGTGCTGGTAACGGAGGCCGGTGGCGAGATCTTGACGCCAAGCGTGAAGGCCTGGATTGAGCTGTAAGCAAAAAGAAGTGCCGTGACAGGCACAGGAGAGATGATGGACGCAAATAAGTTGAATGAACTTCGCGAGCTGGTTGAATTCCTGAAGGCGAACGATATCGCCGAGTTCGACATGGAGCAGGCTGACCTGAAGGTGAGGATCAAGTTTGCGGGTGATCCTGCGCTTGCAGCGCCGAGAGGAGTGGATCTGGCGCAGTTGAGCCGGCTGATGGCTTCGGCTCCGGTGGCTCACGCGGCGGCGGCGCCTGCGGCAGCGGTTGCCGCTGGGGCGCCGGCGGCGGCTACTGAAGCTGCGGCGGGTGCGGGGCTGCACGAGGTGAAGTCGCCGATTGTCGGGACGTTCTATGAGTCGCCGGCTCCTGGGGCCCCGCCGTTTGTGCAGGTAGGCGATCAGGTCGAGGTGGGCCAGGTGCTCTGCATTGTTGAGGCGATGAAGTTGATGAACGAGATCGAGGCCGATGTCGCCGGCGAAATCGTGAAGCGGATCGCGACCAGCGGGCAGCCGGTGGAGTACGGGGCGCCGTTGTTTGCGATCAAACCCCGGTAATGAGTTATTGACGATTCGTTAGAGAAGATTCAACGGAAGGCATCTGGTTCTATCTATGTTTCGAAAGGTTTTGATTGCAAACCGTGGGGAGATCGCGCTGCGCGTTATCAGCGCGTGCAAGGAGCTGGGCATCCGCACGGTTGCGGTATACAGCGAGGCGGACAGAAACTCGCTGCATGTGAAGTTTGCCGATGAGGCGATCTGCATCGGGCCCCCGCGGAGTGCGGAGAGCTATCTGAATGTTCCGGCGGTGATCTCGGCCGCGGAGATAGCGGATGTGGATGCGATTCATCCGGGCTATGGTCTGCTGAGCGAGAACGCGAACTTCGCCGAGGTCTGCCGGGCGTCTAACATCAAGTTCATCGGGCCTCCTCCAGAGGTGACGCGGATGATGGGCGAGAAGTCCACAGCGCGGCAGACGATGAAGAAGGCCAAGGTGCCGATCCTGCCGGGGTCGGATGGCGTGATCGCGAACGAGGGCGAGGCGCTGGAGTGGGCCAAGGAGGTCGGTTACCCGGTGATTCTGAAGGCGGTGGCCGGAGGCGGTGGGCGCGGCATGCGCATCTGTCGCAGTCCGGAAGAACTTCCCGGGCTGTTCAACCAGGCGTCGACCGAGGCGGCGGCCGCGTTCGGCAATGGCGATCTGTACATGGAGAAGTTCATCGAGCGGCCACGGCACATCGAATTCCAGGTGCTGGCTGATGAGCATGGGAATGTGCTCTCGCTCGGGGAGCGCGAGTGCTCGATTCAGCGGCGGCACCAGAAGCTGATCGAGGAGGCTCCGAGCCTGCAGGTGACCCCGAAGCTGCGCGAGGAACTGGGCAAGACGATTAAGAAGTCGCTGGAAAATATCGGCTACTGGAACGCGGGCACGATCGAGTTCCTGATGGATGAGGACGGGAAGATCTACTTCATCGAGATGAACACGCGCATCCAGGTGGAGCATTGCGTGACCGAGATGGTGACGGGTATCGACCTGGTGAAGGCACAGCTTCGGATTGCGGCGGGCGAGAAGCTGAGCTCGATCGTTCCGGGTCCGGTGGAGATTCGGGGCCACGCGATCGAGTGCCGAATCAATGCGGAGCATCCGGAGAAGTTCACTCCGAGCGCGGGCAAGATTTCGGTGTTCAATGTTCCGGGAGGCAATGGCGTTCGCGTGGATACGGCGCAGTATGCTGAAGGCGTGGTTCCGCCGTACTACGACTCGATGATCGCGAAGCTCATCTGTCATGGTAAGGATCGCGAAGAGGCGATGAACCGGATGCAGCGGGCCTTGAGCCAGTTTGTGGTGCAGGGGATTCATACCTCGATTCCGATGCACCAGCGAATCTTTGCCGATGAGGAGTTCCGCGCGGGCAGATTCGACACGAAGTTCATGGAGCGCTTTCTTGAGAAGCAGAAGGAGAGCCAGTAGCTGACCGTCCAGGCATGGATACCGTCGCGAAGGGAGCGGTGTGGCAAAGGCTGCGAAAGGAACGGGCTCAACGCGGAGTCTGAAGCTGCCCCGGCTGTATCCGATCATGGATGCGGGGACGCTGACTGGTCGCGGGCTTGAGGTGAGCCATTTCGCCGAAGAACTGCGGGACGCCGGCGTGAGGCTGCTGCAGTATCGCGACAAGGCGGGCGGGCCGGCGCACATTCTGCGCAATGCGAGGATCATCGCGGATGTCTTCCTGGGAGTGGATTGCCTTCTGGTGCTGAACGACGATCCGGTGCTGGCGATGCTCGCGGATTGGAACGCAGTACACGTAGGGCAGGGAGATACGTCGGTCGAGAAAGTCAGGGAGCAGCTTGTGCAGGGGGGGATCGTCGGTTGCTCCACGCATAACGACGAGCAGGTAAGCGCGGCTGAGGCCGCGTGCGCGGACTACATCGCGATTGGTCCCGTCTTTGCGACGGGCACCAAGGCGGATGCCGAGCCGGTGGTAGGGCTTGAGGGGGTGCGGCGCGCGCGGGCCTTGACGAAGCGTCCCCTGGTGGCGATCGGCGGCATCACGATGCAGAATGCGCCGAGCGTGATTGAGGCTGGGGCCGATTCAGTGGCGGTGATCAGCGCTCTCCTCGTTGACGGAAGGACGGTCGAAGAGGTAGCAAGAGACTTTCTGAAGATTTTGCGGTAGAAAAGACGGAACGTGACTCACTTGGAAAAGACAGTTAAAGGTTCCGCCGCTTCGGCTTCGCTCAAGGGGCGGGATGAAGACCGGTTTGCTTCCACTGCGCCGCAGTTTGTGCAGGGGATGGGTTTGTTCTCGGCCACAGCGATCGTAATGGGCTCGATGATCGGGTCAGGCATCTTCATCGTCTCGGCCGACATGTCGCGGCTGCTGGGCTCGCCGGCGCTATTGATTGCCGCGTGGCTGGTGACGGCGGTGATGACCATCATCGGGGCGCTGAGCTACGGCGAACTGGCGGCGATGATGCCGAAGGCCGGCGGACAGTATGTGTACCTGCGCGAGGCGTTGGGGCCGCTGTGGGG
The Edaphobacter bradus genome window above contains:
- the accB gene encoding acetyl-CoA carboxylase biotin carboxyl carrier protein, which translates into the protein MDANKLNELRELVEFLKANDIAEFDMEQADLKVRIKFAGDPALAAPRGVDLAQLSRLMASAPVAHAAAAPAAAVAAGAPAAATEAAAGAGLHEVKSPIVGTFYESPAPGAPPFVQVGDQVEVGQVLCIVEAMKLMNEIEADVAGEIVKRIATSGQPVEYGAPLFAIKPR
- the thiE gene encoding thiamine phosphate synthase, with protein sequence MAKAAKGTGSTRSLKLPRLYPIMDAGTLTGRGLEVSHFAEELRDAGVRLLQYRDKAGGPAHILRNARIIADVFLGVDCLLVLNDDPVLAMLADWNAVHVGQGDTSVEKVREQLVQGGIVGCSTHNDEQVSAAEAACADYIAIGPVFATGTKADAEPVVGLEGVRRARALTKRPLVAIGGITMQNAPSVIEAGADSVAVISALLVDGRTVEEVARDFLKILR
- the accC gene encoding acetyl-CoA carboxylase biotin carboxylase subunit, which gives rise to MFRKVLIANRGEIALRVISACKELGIRTVAVYSEADRNSLHVKFADEAICIGPPRSAESYLNVPAVISAAEIADVDAIHPGYGLLSENANFAEVCRASNIKFIGPPPEVTRMMGEKSTARQTMKKAKVPILPGSDGVIANEGEALEWAKEVGYPVILKAVAGGGGRGMRICRSPEELPGLFNQASTEAAAAFGNGDLYMEKFIERPRHIEFQVLADEHGNVLSLGERECSIQRRHQKLIEEAPSLQVTPKLREELGKTIKKSLENIGYWNAGTIEFLMDEDGKIYFIEMNTRIQVEHCVTEMVTGIDLVKAQLRIAAGEKLSSIVPGPVEIRGHAIECRINAEHPEKFTPSAGKISVFNVPGGNGVRVDTAQYAEGVVPPYYDSMIAKLICHGKDREEAMNRMQRALSQFVVQGIHTSIPMHQRIFADEEFRAGRFDTKFMERFLEKQKESQ